In one window of Nitrospiria bacterium DNA:
- the pabB gene encoding aminodeoxychorismate synthase component I, whose amino-acid sequence MKPLPMDIHTRERFLNNPLPGSLIKKVSWNTITPVAAYERIATGPYSFLLESVKGSKTTARYSFVGGEPFLVLRTKGLQAEIHRSGSRQVIQESPLTILKTLLDDFWVPRSEGLPCFPGGAVGFFSYDLVRLFEKLPRLSLEHPGWPDLLLMFTDTVIAFDHEQKTIQIIYTPPKSHVVNTDRKTLLEKGLWKISQIEEKLTGPIQCRFSKRRSTPAGRPDSNFTKEQYIKMVLRCKEYIAAGDIYQANLSQRFSASFDQDPWLLYKVLRKINPSPFAGFLHMEDLYLVSASPERLIRRQGDFLETRPIAGTRPRGKTSDEDRAMRTELFSSAKERAEHLMLVDLERNDLGKVCRYGSVQVDEFMVAERYSHVMHIVSNIRGTLSPGTHLLDVIRSVFPGGTITGVPKIRCMEIIEELEPVVRGPYTGSFGYISFANEMDLNLIIRTFVIKNNRAYIQVGGGIVADSEPEREYGETLYKAEALLRALNHLR is encoded by the coding sequence ATGAAACCTCTTCCAATGGATATCCATACCAGAGAACGCTTTCTAAACAATCCCCTTCCCGGTTCACTGATTAAAAAGGTATCTTGGAATACCATAACACCGGTTGCAGCATACGAACGCATCGCAACCGGTCCGTATAGTTTCCTGTTGGAAAGCGTGAAGGGATCGAAGACAACCGCACGCTATTCATTTGTAGGAGGTGAGCCTTTCCTCGTTTTGAGGACGAAGGGTCTGCAGGCAGAGATTCATCGGTCAGGTTCTCGTCAAGTCATCCAAGAGTCTCCGTTAACGATTCTGAAAACCCTGCTTGATGACTTTTGGGTACCCCGGTCGGAGGGATTACCCTGTTTTCCTGGGGGTGCCGTCGGGTTCTTCAGTTACGACCTCGTCCGTTTGTTTGAAAAACTTCCTCGGCTAAGTCTGGAGCACCCCGGTTGGCCGGATCTTTTGCTCATGTTCACGGATACCGTCATCGCTTTCGATCATGAGCAAAAAACCATCCAGATTATTTACACACCTCCTAAAAGTCATGTTGTGAACACGGACCGGAAGACCCTGCTGGAAAAGGGCCTATGGAAGATTTCACAGATTGAGGAAAAACTGACAGGTCCAATCCAATGTCGTTTTTCCAAACGCCGTTCGACTCCGGCGGGTCGTCCAGATTCGAACTTCACGAAGGAACAATACATTAAAATGGTTCTGCGATGCAAAGAATACATCGCCGCGGGTGACATATATCAGGCCAATCTTTCACAGCGCTTTTCGGCTTCCTTTGATCAGGACCCTTGGTTGTTGTATAAAGTCCTGCGCAAAATCAACCCCTCTCCTTTTGCTGGCTTTCTCCACATGGAAGACCTTTATCTGGTTAGTGCCTCTCCCGAGCGTCTTATCCGGCGGCAAGGCGACTTTCTTGAAACTCGACCGATCGCAGGCACTCGACCCCGAGGGAAAACCTCCGACGAAGACCGGGCTATGCGCACGGAGCTTTTTTCCAGTGCGAAAGAGCGGGCGGAGCATCTAATGCTGGTTGATCTTGAGCGGAATGATCTTGGCAAAGTCTGTCGTTACGGAAGCGTCCAAGTCGATGAGTTCATGGTAGCCGAACGTTACTCACATGTAATGCACATCGTTTCCAATATCCGGGGGACCCTTTCACCCGGCACGCATCTTCTCGATGTCATCCGATCCGTCTTTCCGGGCGGAACCATTACTGGCGTGCCCAAGATCCGTTGCATGGAGATCATCGAGGAATTGGAGCCGGTGGTGCGAGGTCCGTATACAGGCTCCTTCGGATACATCAGCTTTGCGAATGAAATGGACCTCAATCTGATTATCAGGACGTTTGTGATTAAAAATAACCGCGCTTATATCCAGGTTGGGGGCGGCATTGTCGCCGATTCGGAACCTGAACGCGAATATGGAGAAACTCTTTACAAGGCTGAGGCCTTGCTTCGTGCTCTGAATCATTTGCGTTAA